The Streptomyces sp. NBC_01275 genome has a segment encoding these proteins:
- a CDS encoding DMT family transporter: MCYEIPSSIVTTMTAAPTPVPAPSPVTATATRTSRPATVRPRRTLDWRLRFGALSLIWGFSFLLIKVGTQGYAPFQVTLGRLAFGTAVLAVAMAVKRERLPRGARTWGHLAVAAFLLNALPFSLFAYAELTIPSTLAGICNATSPLWGMALSLVALSEDRPTRLRVAGLGLGFLGVLTVLGAWQGFSGLDARGTGMALLASLSYPIGWIYVRRTLAGVGSSALSMTGAQLFLGTLQLALVTPLFTTLPSRFPLLPLLAIAALGSLGTGLALLIQYGLVAEIGPTTAQMVTYFIPVIATAAGVALLDESLTWSTPAGAVIVLAGAALTQARSRS, from the coding sequence TTGTGCTACGAGATCCCGTCCAGCATCGTTACGACCATGACCGCCGCCCCCACCCCCGTACCCGCCCCCTCCCCTGTCACCGCCACCGCCACCCGGACCTCCCGCCCTGCCACCGTCCGCCCCCGCCGCACCCTCGACTGGCGTCTGCGCTTCGGCGCACTGTCGCTGATCTGGGGCTTCAGCTTCCTGCTCATCAAGGTGGGCACCCAGGGCTACGCCCCCTTCCAGGTCACCCTCGGCAGGCTGGCGTTCGGCACGGCGGTGCTGGCGGTCGCGATGGCGGTGAAGCGGGAGCGGCTCCCGCGCGGAGCGCGCACCTGGGGGCATCTCGCGGTCGCCGCGTTCCTGCTGAACGCCCTGCCCTTCTCCCTCTTCGCCTACGCGGAGCTGACGATCCCTTCCACCCTGGCCGGCATCTGCAACGCGACCTCCCCGTTGTGGGGCATGGCCCTGTCCCTGGTCGCCCTGTCCGAGGACCGGCCCACCCGGCTCCGGGTCGCGGGCCTGGGCCTGGGCTTCCTCGGCGTCCTGACGGTCCTGGGCGCCTGGCAGGGTTTCAGCGGACTGGACGCCCGGGGCACGGGGATGGCCCTGCTGGCCTCGCTCAGCTACCCGATCGGCTGGATCTACGTCCGCCGCACCCTGGCCGGCGTCGGCTCCTCGGCCCTGTCGATGACCGGCGCGCAACTCTTCCTCGGCACCCTCCAACTGGCCCTGGTCACCCCCCTGTTCACCACTCTCCCCAGCCGTTTCCCGCTGTTGCCGCTGCTCGCGATCGCCGCGCTCGGCTCGCTCGGCACGGGCCTGGCCCTGCTGATCCAGTACGGCCTGGTCGCCGAGATCGGCCCGACCACCGCCCAGATGGTCACGTACTTCATCCCGGTCATCGCCACGGCGGCCGGCGTCGCCCTGCTCGACGAGTCGCTGACCTGGTCGACGCCGGCGGGAGCGGTGATCGTCCTGGCGGGAGCGGCACTGACCCAGGCCCGGAGCAGGTCCTAG
- a CDS encoding aminotransferase class I/II-fold pyridoxal phosphate-dependent enzyme yields the protein MLGEYPIRGRRAADISASIERAVGAGVLEPGQLLPPMRELAATLEVNPNTVAAAYRTLRERGVIETDGRRGSRVRSKPATTGREYIRVEVPEGVRDAAAGNPDTALLPPLAPAFAWAAAQSDREPVLYGHAPVEPELARLARADLDADGVPAGTVAVTSGSLDAIERVLAVHLKPGDTVAVEDPGWGSLLDLVPALGLRTVPVGVDDDGPLPEDVRRALEGGARALIVTDRAQNPTGAALSAVRARALRAVLREHPQVLLIEDDHGHRIVDLPLHPLAGVTRHWAFLRSAAKAYGPDLRLAVLTGDELTLDRLRGRQRLGPGWVSRITQRAVVRLWADGAVDARTVAAAYGRRRDALIAALAERGVEARGRSGMNVWVSVPDETGAVARLLHAGWAVAPGARFRIGAPPGIRITVSTLELGEVDGLADAVASAAGVGVSRGYA from the coding sequence GTGCTAGGAGAGTATCCGATCAGAGGTCGACGCGCAGCAGACATTTCCGCGAGCATCGAGCGCGCGGTGGGCGCCGGTGTGCTGGAGCCGGGGCAACTGCTGCCGCCCATGCGGGAGTTGGCGGCCACGCTCGAGGTGAACCCGAACACCGTCGCGGCCGCGTACCGCACGCTGCGCGAACGCGGGGTGATCGAGACCGACGGCCGCCGGGGCAGCCGGGTGCGGTCGAAGCCGGCGACGACCGGGCGCGAGTACATCCGGGTGGAGGTCCCGGAGGGGGTACGGGACGCGGCCGCCGGCAATCCGGACACGGCCCTGCTGCCACCGCTGGCGCCGGCGTTCGCCTGGGCCGCCGCGCAGAGCGACAGGGAGCCGGTACTGTACGGGCACGCGCCGGTGGAGCCCGAGCTGGCCCGCCTGGCCCGGGCCGACCTGGACGCGGACGGGGTGCCGGCCGGAACCGTGGCCGTCACCTCCGGTTCGCTGGACGCTATCGAGCGCGTCCTCGCCGTACACCTCAAACCCGGTGACACCGTGGCCGTCGAGGATCCCGGCTGGGGGTCGCTGCTCGATCTGGTGCCGGCGCTCGGGCTGCGCACGGTACCGGTCGGCGTCGACGACGACGGCCCGCTGCCCGAGGACGTGCGCCGTGCGCTGGAAGGCGGGGCGCGCGCCCTGATCGTCACCGACCGGGCGCAGAACCCTACCGGCGCCGCGCTGAGCGCCGTACGCGCGCGTGCCCTGCGCGCGGTGCTGCGCGAGCACCCGCAGGTCCTGCTCATCGAGGACGACCACGGTCACCGGATCGTCGACCTGCCCCTGCACCCGCTCGCCGGCGTCACCCGGCACTGGGCCTTCCTGCGCTCGGCCGCCAAGGCCTACGGCCCCGACCTGCGGCTCGCCGTCCTCACCGGGGACGAGCTCACCCTCGACCGGCTGCGCGGACGGCAGCGGCTCGGGCCCGGCTGGGTCAGCCGGATCACCCAGCGCGCGGTGGTGCGGCTGTGGGCCGACGGCGCGGTGGACGCGCGGACGGTCGCGGCGGCGTACGGCCGTCGCCGGGACGCGCTGATCGCCGCGCTGGCCGAACGGGGGGTCGAGGCGCGCGGGCGCAGCGGGATGAACGTGTGGGTCTCCGTACCGGACGAGACCGGGGCGGTCGCCCGGCTGCTGCACGCCGGGTGGGCGGTCGCCCCCGGCGCACGGTTCCGGATCGGGGCGCCGCCCGGGATCCGGATCACGGTCTCGACGCTCGAACTGGGCGAGGTGGACGGGCTGGCGGATGCGGTGGCCTCGGCGGCGGGGGTGGGGGTCTCGCGGGGGTATGCGTAG
- a CDS encoding pyridoxamine 5'-phosphate oxidase family protein, whose product MAAYTSTDRTVPTRSAQRASYDKDLVHAILDEGYVCHLGFVRDGAPVVLPTLYGRVGETLYVHGSTGSRPLRMTGQADPGLPVCLTVTHVDGLVLARSAFHHSINYRSVVVHGIAHDVTDPQEKSAALDALVDHVVPGRSADSRPANKKELAATAVIRLDLNEVSAKTRTGGVNDEPEDLALPYWAGVLPLRKGCDAPIPEADLAPGTEFPDYLAAL is encoded by the coding sequence ATGGCCGCCTACACCTCGACCGATCGAACGGTCCCCACGCGGTCCGCGCAGCGGGCGTCGTACGACAAGGACCTGGTGCACGCGATACTCGACGAGGGGTACGTCTGCCACCTCGGCTTCGTCCGCGACGGCGCGCCGGTCGTGCTGCCGACGCTGTACGGCCGGGTCGGCGAGACGCTCTATGTGCACGGCTCGACGGGTTCGCGCCCGCTGCGGATGACGGGACAGGCCGATCCGGGGCTGCCGGTGTGCCTGACGGTGACCCACGTCGACGGCCTGGTCCTGGCCCGCTCCGCCTTCCACCACTCGATCAACTACCGCTCGGTCGTGGTGCACGGCATCGCCCACGACGTGACGGACCCGCAGGAGAAGAGCGCCGCGCTCGACGCGCTGGTCGACCATGTCGTCCCCGGCCGGTCCGCCGACTCCCGCCCCGCCAACAAGAAGGAACTCGCCGCCACCGCGGTGATCCGCCTCGACCTGAACGAGGTCTCGGCGAAGACCCGCACCGGCGGGGTGAACGACGAGCCCGAGGACCTCGCCCTCCCGTACTGGGCCGGAGTGCTCCCGCTCCGCAAGGGCTGCGACGCCCCGATCCCGGAGGCCGACCTGGCCCCCGGAACCGAGTTCCCGGACTACCTCGCGGCGTTGTGA
- a CDS encoding DMT family transporter: protein MSVGRGLLYLVVAGAAWGTAGAAASLVYRTSDLGAVALSFWRCAAGLVLLLAARLLRPHPRSAAAPEPLRRRTLRTGVTGVGLAVFQTAYFAAVAATGLAVATVVTLGAGPVLIALGARLTLGERLGRGGVLAVGGALAGLGVLFVGGAGGAARPEGVLLALLSAAGYSGTTLLTRRWGRDGGADASATTVGALAVTALCLLPFALAEGLVPHSAEPGRVVALLAYVAAVPTALAYALYFAGAAVVRSATASVIMLLEPVGAAVLAVALLGERLTPATVAGTLLMLVSVTGLALAEWKGDGHNAAR, encoded by the coding sequence CTGTCCGTCGGGCGGGGGCTGCTCTATCTGGTCGTCGCCGGCGCCGCCTGGGGTACGGCGGGGGCGGCCGCGTCACTGGTCTACCGGACCAGCGACCTCGGCGCCGTAGCCCTGTCGTTCTGGCGGTGCGCGGCCGGGCTGGTGCTGCTGCTCGCCGCCCGGCTGCTGCGCCCGCACCCCCGGTCGGCCGCCGCGCCCGAGCCGTTGCGTCGCCGGACCCTGCGCACCGGCGTCACCGGCGTCGGACTCGCCGTCTTCCAGACGGCGTACTTCGCGGCGGTCGCCGCCACCGGGCTCGCCGTGGCCACGGTCGTCACCCTCGGCGCGGGGCCCGTGCTCATCGCGCTCGGCGCCCGGCTGACCCTGGGGGAGCGGCTCGGCCGCGGCGGAGTGCTCGCCGTCGGCGGGGCGCTCGCCGGGCTCGGGGTGCTCTTCGTCGGAGGGGCGGGCGGCGCCGCACGGCCCGAGGGCGTGCTGCTGGCCCTGCTGTCCGCCGCCGGGTACAGCGGGACGACCCTGCTGACCCGCCGCTGGGGCCGCGACGGCGGCGCGGACGCCTCCGCCACCACGGTGGGCGCATTGGCGGTGACCGCCCTGTGCCTGCTGCCGTTCGCCTTGGCCGAGGGGCTGGTGCCGCACAGCGCCGAACCCGGCCGGGTGGTCGCCCTGCTGGCGTACGTCGCGGCGGTGCCCACGGCTCTCGCGTACGCCCTCTATTTCGCGGGGGCGGCCGTCGTACGGTCCGCCACGGCCTCCGTGATCATGCTCCTCGAGCCGGTCGGCGCGGCCGTGCTCGCCGTCGCCCTCCTCGGCGAACGCCTCACCCCCGCCACCGTCGCCGGCACCCTGCTGATGCTCGTCTCGGTCACCGGCCTGGCCCTCGCGGAGTGGAAGGGGGACGGTCACAACGCCGCGAGGTAG
- a CDS encoding DMT family transporter: MPVHTSVSSQGNRGKGIGLGLAVGSAIAFGGSGVAAKPLIEAGLDPLHVVWLRVTGAALVMLPLAWRHRALVRRRPALLAGFGLLGVAGVQAFYFASISRIPVGVALLVEYLAPALVLGWVRFVQRRPVTRAAALGVVLAVGGLACVVEVWSGLGFDALGLLLALAAACCQVGYFVLSDPGGHPGADAPDPLGVIAYGLLVGALVLTAVARPWGMDWSVLAHSAGMNGAEVPVWLLLGWIVLIATVVAYITGVVSVRRLSPQVAGVVACLEAVIATVLAWVLLGEHLSAPQIVGGAVVLLGAFIAQSSAPAKGSPQPVAGGSPERELAARGTSA, from the coding sequence GTGCCCGTGCATACGTCTGTGAGCAGTCAGGGCAACCGCGGAAAGGGCATCGGGCTCGGTCTGGCGGTCGGGTCGGCCATCGCCTTCGGTGGATCCGGAGTCGCGGCCAAACCGTTGATCGAGGCGGGGCTCGACCCGCTGCACGTGGTGTGGCTGCGGGTGACCGGCGCGGCCCTGGTGATGCTGCCGCTCGCCTGGCGGCATCGCGCGCTGGTGCGCCGCCGTCCCGCGCTGCTCGCCGGGTTCGGCCTGCTGGGCGTGGCCGGCGTCCAGGCCTTCTACTTCGCCTCGATATCCCGGATCCCGGTCGGCGTCGCGCTGCTCGTCGAGTACCTCGCGCCCGCGCTGGTGCTGGGCTGGGTGCGGTTCGTGCAGCGGCGGCCGGTGACGCGGGCCGCCGCGCTCGGCGTGGTCCTCGCGGTGGGCGGGCTCGCCTGTGTCGTCGAGGTCTGGTCGGGTCTCGGCTTCGACGCCCTCGGGCTGCTCCTCGCCCTCGCCGCCGCCTGCTGTCAGGTCGGCTACTTCGTCCTGTCCGACCCGGGCGGCCACCCAGGCGCCGACGCCCCCGACCCGCTGGGCGTCATCGCGTACGGCCTGCTCGTCGGCGCGCTCGTGCTGACCGCCGTAGCCCGCCCGTGGGGCATGGACTGGTCCGTGCTCGCGCACAGCGCGGGCATGAACGGCGCCGAGGTCCCGGTCTGGCTGCTGCTCGGCTGGATCGTGCTGATCGCCACGGTCGTCGCGTACATCACCGGCGTGGTCTCCGTGCGCCGGCTCTCCCCGCAGGTCGCGGGCGTGGTGGCCTGTCTGGAGGCGGTCATCGCGACTGTTCTGGCCTGGGTCCTGCTCGGCGAGCACCTCTCGGCGCCGCAGATCGTCGGCGGCGCGGTGGTGCTGCTGGGCGCGTTCATCGCGCAGTCGTCGGCGCCCGCGAAGGGCTCGCCGCAGCCGGTGGCCGGCGGCAGCCCGGAAAGGGAGTTGGCGGCCCGCGGAACCTCTGCCTAG
- a CDS encoding Clp protease N-terminal domain-containing protein — protein sequence MYGTEDDPRLGVEPAAALAGARRRAVRDGDRQIDTAHLLHSLIEHDPQVRAVLGSGPQLARLLGYLVQRSIGYGLRWQNGVEDSGALPVVTAVEDAGRGSVAHMAEGCSPVAAAALEHACVRAALRDGASALGVDLLAAIVVDPQARAVEVLARAGVDVPGLCVRIEEWLAGLERLDGLEGLEGLEEAR from the coding sequence ATGTACGGCACGGAAGACGACCCCCGGCTCGGCGTCGAGCCCGCGGCGGCACTCGCCGGCGCGCGCCGCCGGGCGGTGCGGGACGGGGACCGGCAGATCGACACCGCCCATCTGCTGCACTCGCTCATCGAGCACGACCCCCAGGTGCGCGCCGTCCTCGGGAGCGGACCCCAGCTCGCCCGGCTGCTCGGCTATCTCGTCCAGCGCAGCATCGGCTACGGCCTGCGCTGGCAGAACGGCGTCGAGGACTCCGGCGCGCTGCCCGTGGTGACGGCCGTCGAGGACGCGGGCCGGGGATCCGTCGCGCACATGGCCGAGGGCTGCTCGCCGGTGGCCGCCGCCGCGCTGGAGCACGCGTGCGTGCGGGCCGCTCTGCGCGATGGCGCGTCGGCCCTCGGCGTCGACCTGCTCGCGGCGATCGTCGTGGACCCGCAGGCGCGGGCCGTCGAGGTCCTCGCCCGGGCCGGCGTCGACGTGCCCGGACTGTGCGTCCGGATCGAGGAGTGGCTGGCGGGGCTGGAGCGTCTGGACGGCCTGGAGGGGCTGGAGGGCTTGGAGGAGGCGCGCTGA
- a CDS encoding SRPBCC family protein, with amino-acid sequence MAEVSAEARIPAPAEKVWAQLTDWPTYGEWNATHTNFPKGGPESLELGATFQENMKLMGFPAEVEWTVAELEPARVLAIRGKGPMAVAVATRYTLTPDGDATTVRIDGEFTGAAVSLMAGRLKDSGTAALNESLRKLAGLVA; translated from the coding sequence ATGGCCGAAGTCAGCGCGGAGGCACGCATCCCGGCGCCGGCCGAGAAGGTGTGGGCCCAGCTCACCGACTGGCCGACGTACGGGGAATGGAACGCGACGCATACCAACTTCCCCAAGGGCGGCCCCGAGTCACTGGAACTGGGCGCGACCTTCCAGGAGAACATGAAGCTCATGGGCTTCCCGGCCGAGGTCGAGTGGACCGTCGCCGAACTGGAGCCGGCCCGGGTGCTGGCCATCCGCGGCAAGGGCCCGATGGCGGTGGCCGTCGCCACGCGCTACACCCTGACCCCCGACGGCGACGCCACGACCGTCCGCATCGACGGCGAGTTCACGGGCGCGGCCGTGTCGCTGATGGCGGGTCGACTGAAGGACTCGGGAACGGCAGCCCTGAACGAGTCGCTGCGCAAGCTGGCGGGACTGGTGGCCTGA
- a CDS encoding PadR family transcriptional regulator, which yields MRSHGFERGHRQDGFSRRGRDGDGRRAAFGPFGPGGPGGPGFGPGGPGFGPGFGPGPWGGRGRGGPRGRARRGDVRASILALLKDRPMHGYEMIQEIAERSGGAWKPSPGSVYPTLQLLEDEGLISSQSEGGKKLFELTEAGRTAAEEGSDAPWEEASRGVDWEALSEIRQAGFGLMEAFGQVWKTGSKEQREKALTVINEARKKLYLILADED from the coding sequence ATGCGTAGCCACGGATTCGAGCGTGGACATCGACAGGACGGCTTCTCCCGGCGCGGCCGGGACGGCGACGGGCGACGGGCGGCCTTCGGGCCTTTCGGGCCGGGTGGCCCGGGTGGTCCGGGGTTCGGCCCCGGCGGACCCGGGTTCGGGCCGGGATTCGGTCCCGGGCCCTGGGGCGGACGAGGGCGTGGCGGACCCAGGGGAAGGGCGCGGCGCGGTGACGTGCGGGCCTCCATCCTGGCCCTGCTCAAGGACCGGCCGATGCACGGGTACGAGATGATCCAGGAGATCGCCGAGCGCAGCGGCGGGGCGTGGAAGCCCAGCCCCGGGTCGGTGTACCCCACCCTCCAGCTCCTGGAGGACGAGGGGCTGATCAGCAGCCAGAGCGAAGGCGGCAAGAAGCTGTTCGAGCTCACCGAGGCGGGCCGGACGGCGGCGGAGGAAGGCTCGGACGCCCCTTGGGAAGAGGCGTCGCGGGGCGTCGACTGGGAGGCGCTCAGCGAGATCCGCCAGGCCGGCTTCGGCCTGATGGAGGCCTTCGGGCAGGTCTGGAAGACCGGCAGCAAGGAACAGCGCGAGAAGGCGCTCACGGTCATCAACGAAGCCCGCAAGAAGCTGTACCTGATCCTCGCCGACGAGGACTGA
- a CDS encoding DUF2199 domain-containing protein — protein MSYSTMAPDVWDPSFESDPDSMLSSDQCVIKGQHFFIRGLIEIPVIGGQDVFSWGVWVSLSKDNFARALEVWNTEGREAERPYFGWLSTELALYSEGTTNLKTNAHTRPVGKRPFIELEPTDHPLAVEQRTGITQDRVREIAMAVLHPA, from the coding sequence ATGAGCTACTCGACCATGGCCCCGGACGTCTGGGATCCCAGCTTCGAGAGTGATCCGGACAGCATGCTGTCGTCCGACCAGTGCGTGATCAAGGGCCAGCACTTCTTCATCAGGGGGTTGATCGAGATACCTGTGATCGGCGGCCAGGACGTGTTCTCCTGGGGTGTCTGGGTCTCTCTGAGCAAGGACAATTTCGCCCGTGCTCTTGAGGTGTGGAACACGGAGGGCCGCGAGGCCGAGAGGCCGTACTTCGGCTGGCTCAGCACCGAGCTCGCGCTCTATTCCGAGGGCACTACCAACCTGAAGACCAACGCCCACACGCGACCGGTCGGCAAGCGCCCCTTCATCGAGCTGGAGCCCACCGACCACCCGCTCGCCGTCGAACAGCGCACTGGGATCACGCAGGACCGCGTGCGTGAGATCGCCATGGCTGTGCTGCATCCGGCCTGA
- a CDS encoding TniB family NTP-binding protein, translating into MYVTVPPAATPKMLGIEFARFFGLPLPSRFSQVEVTNKVCDLLCTLGCRLVLIDELHNLDIGTRVGAEASDQIKYLSERIPATFVLAGVDVEGTGLFAGRRGGQIASRYTLIPTSPFRHKTEEQRGSWCSLAATLEESLRLRAHRPGTLLDLSPYLHDRTGGMIGSLSHLVREAALDALLDGSEKITKASLERVDLDESAEQQNIPRARRRRRRGPKHVA; encoded by the coding sequence GTGTACGTCACCGTCCCGCCCGCGGCCACGCCGAAGATGCTGGGCATCGAGTTCGCACGGTTCTTCGGCCTGCCGCTGCCCTCGCGGTTCAGCCAGGTCGAAGTGACCAACAAGGTCTGCGATCTGCTCTGCACACTCGGCTGCCGTCTCGTGCTCATCGACGAACTGCACAATCTCGACATCGGTACGCGGGTGGGCGCCGAGGCATCCGACCAGATCAAGTACCTGTCCGAGCGCATCCCCGCGACGTTCGTCCTGGCCGGCGTCGACGTCGAGGGCACCGGACTGTTCGCCGGACGCCGCGGCGGACAGATCGCCAGCCGCTACACCCTCATTCCCACCAGCCCGTTCCGCCACAAGACCGAGGAACAGCGCGGCTCCTGGTGTTCCCTCGCGGCGACTTTGGAGGAGTCCCTGCGGCTGCGAGCCCACCGACCGGGGACCTTGCTGGACCTGAGCCCCTACCTGCACGACCGCACCGGCGGAATGATCGGCAGCCTGTCCCACCTTGTCCGCGAGGCCGCCCTGGACGCCCTCCTCGACGGCAGCGAGAAGATCACCAAAGCCTCGCTGGAACGGGTCGACCTGGACGAGAGCGCCGAACAGCAGAACATTCCCCGCGCGCGCCGGCGCCGCAGACGCGGCCCGAAACACGTCGCGTGA
- a CDS encoding TniQ family protein, with the protein MTDRPRPLPLTPPPVHHETIGSHLNRLADANHLTIGYLSHLLGPSRQHRRVDNRVGYWTPDALRRLATLTGRNPSSLVHAMPPLGSISDPLRHHRSATEEVIEPRRRPACRLRMARWHVHGLVVRSTPHHEGVCHRHSRRLLGTEQHDLTLLPEVLPANLQHHRIVRRGAHPFTELASSTPATA; encoded by the coding sequence GTGACCGACCGGCCGCGGCCCCTGCCACTGACGCCGCCGCCCGTCCACCACGAGACCATCGGCTCCCACCTGAACCGCCTCGCCGACGCCAACCACCTCACCATTGGCTACCTCTCGCACCTGCTCGGCCCGTCCCGCCAACACCGCCGCGTCGACAACCGGGTCGGCTACTGGACCCCGGACGCACTGCGACGGCTCGCGACTTTGACCGGCCGGAACCCGTCATCCCTGGTCCACGCAATGCCGCCGCTCGGCTCGATCAGCGACCCGCTTCGACACCATCGGTCCGCCACAGAGGAGGTCATCGAACCGCGACGCCGCCCTGCCTGCCGCCTCCGCATGGCCCGGTGGCACGTCCACGGGCTCGTCGTCCGCAGCACCCCGCACCACGAAGGTGTCTGCCACCGGCACAGCCGCCGGCTCCTCGGAACAGAGCAACACGATCTGACGCTGCTGCCCGAGGTTCTGCCGGCCAACCTCCAGCATCACCGGATCGTCCGCCGGGGCGCCCATCCCTTCACCGAGCTGGCCTCATCGACGCCCGCGACTGCCTGA
- a CDS encoding DUF1330 domain-containing protein, which produces MPKGYWVSAYRTISDPEKLAAYNKLAAPAVKAGGGRVLARGGRVVAYDAGIAERTVLIEFDSFEQAVAAHESAAYQEALVALSDGVERDFRIVEGID; this is translated from the coding sequence ATGCCCAAGGGCTACTGGGTCAGCGCCTACCGCACCATTTCAGACCCTGAGAAGCTGGCTGCTTACAACAAGCTGGCCGCTCCGGCCGTCAAGGCCGGGGGCGGTCGGGTCCTCGCCCGTGGCGGTCGGGTCGTGGCGTATGACGCCGGAATCGCCGAGCGCACCGTCCTGATCGAGTTCGACAGCTTCGAGCAGGCCGTCGCGGCGCACGAGAGTGCGGCCTACCAGGAGGCGCTGGTCGCCCTCTCCGACGGCGTCGAGCGCGACTTCCGCATCGTCGAAGGCATCGACTGA
- a CDS encoding MFS transporter has translation MTGQPVGGVAVKAFPVARSEARLLVPALMFIALVVAAVASLGTPLITSVATSFHVSLGSAQWTLTVALLSGAVATPVLGRLGAGPHRRATILATLAVVVAGSALTVLPLSFAWLLAGRAAQGVGLGLTALMMGVARDHLPEERSAAVIALISVVSIIGAGVGYPLAALLAELGGVRAAYGLGLVVTAAALLTAWRSMPEAPEGRSAHVDVAGAVVLAAALLLVLFLAGERNLWSRHLAVAAGLAVVAVVLLCVWAVIELRSTTPLVDVRAVRHPAVAGANLAMFVGGIGMYLLLTLITRYAQTPHGAGYGYGFGLTTFVAGLVLIPFSVLGFVAGKLTPRVRTRIADPLLLAGSAVVVGGGFALFAAARSDLAELFAAMGVLGFGVGGFSAAMPGVILAVTPKSETSSAMSFNYVVRSVGYSLGSAIGGLILAAGTGPGHLFPDDSAYTTAALVGIGAMAITTLTSLALARRRSSETNP, from the coding sequence GTGACCGGGCAGCCGGTCGGCGGGGTCGCGGTGAAGGCGTTCCCGGTGGCGCGTTCCGAGGCGCGGCTGCTGGTCCCCGCCCTGATGTTCATCGCTCTGGTCGTGGCGGCGGTCGCCAGCCTCGGGACGCCGCTCATCACCAGCGTGGCGACCTCGTTCCACGTCTCGCTCGGCAGCGCGCAGTGGACGCTGACCGTCGCGCTGCTCAGCGGCGCCGTCGCCACGCCGGTCCTGGGCCGGCTCGGAGCCGGCCCGCACCGGCGGGCCACGATCCTCGCCACGCTGGCGGTCGTCGTCGCCGGCAGCGCGCTCACCGTGCTGCCGCTGTCGTTCGCGTGGCTGCTGGCCGGCAGGGCGGCCCAGGGCGTCGGGCTCGGGCTGACGGCGCTGATGATGGGCGTGGCCCGGGACCACCTCCCCGAGGAGCGCAGCGCGGCCGTGATCGCCCTGATCTCGGTGGTCTCGATCATCGGGGCCGGCGTCGGCTACCCGCTGGCCGCACTGCTCGCCGAGCTCGGCGGGGTACGGGCCGCCTATGGCCTCGGCCTGGTCGTCACCGCCGCCGCCCTCCTGACCGCGTGGCGCTCCATGCCCGAAGCCCCCGAAGGCCGCTCCGCCCACGTGGACGTGGCAGGCGCGGTCGTCCTGGCCGCTGCGCTGCTCCTGGTGCTGTTCCTCGCCGGCGAACGGAATCTGTGGAGCCGGCACCTCGCCGTGGCGGCGGGCCTCGCCGTCGTCGCGGTGGTGCTGCTCTGCGTCTGGGCCGTCATCGAGCTGCGCAGCACGACGCCCCTGGTCGATGTGCGGGCGGTGCGGCACCCGGCGGTCGCCGGGGCGAACCTCGCCATGTTCGTCGGCGGGATCGGCATGTACCTCCTGCTCACGCTCATCACCCGGTACGCGCAGACGCCGCACGGCGCCGGCTACGGCTACGGCTTCGGGCTGACGACCTTCGTCGCCGGGCTGGTCCTCATCCCGTTCTCGGTGCTGGGGTTCGTCGCCGGCAAGCTCACGCCGCGGGTCCGGACGCGGATCGCCGACCCCCTGCTCCTGGCCGGCAGCGCCGTCGTGGTCGGCGGCGGGTTCGCCCTGTTCGCGGCGGCCCGGTCGGACCTGGCCGAACTGTTCGCGGCGATGGGCGTGCTCGGCTTCGGCGTCGGCGGCTTCTCGGCCGCGATGCCCGGCGTCATCCTGGCCGTCACCCCCAAGAGCGAGACGTCGAGCGCCATGAGCTTCAACTACGTCGTCCGCAGCGTCGGGTACTCCCTGGGCAGCGCCATCGGCGGCCTGATCCTCGCCGCGGGCACCGGCCCCGGCCACCTCTTCCCCGACGACAGCGCCTACACCACCGCGGCGCTGGTCGGCATCGGCGCCATGGCGATCACGACGCTGACAAGCCTCGCTCTCGCCCGCCGACGCTCGTCCGAGACCAACCCGTAA
- a CDS encoding MarR family transcriptional regulator — MSLTSAATLATLDRTGPRRITDLAAVEGVTQPAMTALVRVMEESGLVERRGDASDKRVTLVCLTEAGASYVRTRRQAGVHAFERLIGELTGDEVEALVAALPALKRLAELESQDREGPKQ; from the coding sequence ATGAGCCTGACGTCCGCCGCCACCCTGGCCACCCTGGACCGGACCGGCCCGCGGCGCATCACCGATCTGGCCGCGGTCGAGGGCGTCACCCAGCCCGCGATGACCGCCCTGGTCCGGGTGATGGAGGAGTCCGGCCTGGTCGAGCGGCGGGGCGACGCGTCCGACAAACGGGTCACGCTGGTGTGCCTGACCGAGGCCGGCGCCTCCTATGTCCGGACGCGGCGCCAGGCGGGCGTCCACGCGTTCGAGCGGTTGATCGGCGAGCTCACCGGCGACGAGGTCGAGGCGCTGGTGGCGGCCCTTCCGGCGCTGAAGCGTCTGGCAGAGCTCGAAAGCCAGGACCGCGAAGGGCCGAAGCAGTGA